TCCCAGTCTGCTCTAGCACATTCAGAGCAAAATCAGTTGAACCGGTGCCGATCGGGCAGGGAACCCACAGGTACATGGTGGCCATGGGTTTAGGAACAGTCCAACCCAGTTCTCCTAACCCCTGAATCAGAAAATCCCGGCGGTTCCGATAGCGATTCTGGACTTCATGCAGATAAACATCTGGAAGTTGTAATGCTCTCTCTGCAGCAGCCTGGAGGGCAGCGAAGATCCCGTAATCCAGGTTCGTCTTCAGGGTGCGCAACCCCTGAATCACATGACGATTACCCACGACAAAGCCAACTCGCCAGCCAGCCATATTATAGGTCTTGGACAGGGTATGGAACTCGACCCCAATCTCCTTCGCCCCAGAAATTTCCAGGAGGCTAGTGGGCTGATAGCCATCAAAGGCCAGTTCGGCGTAGCAAAGGTCATGCACCAGGAGAATTTCGTAGCGACGGGCAAAGTCAACAATCTCCTCGAAAAACTCACGGGGAGCTGTAGCCGCTGTCGGATTGCTGGGGTAATTAAAGTATAGGATCTTAGCCTGCTCAGCCACGGCATCCGGAATTTGGGTGACATCAATCAGCCAGTTATTCTCCGGTTTCAGGATCAGGCTATGGATTTTTCCACCAGCAATGATTGGCCCCCGGAAATGGGCCGGATAGGCTGGGCTGGGAACCAGCACCAAATCCCCCGGATTGACGTAGGCGATCGCCAGGTGGGTTAACCCTTCCTTCGACCCCAGTAAGGGCAGGGCTTCCCCCTCCGGATCCAGCATGACTCCATAACGGCGGTTGTACCAGGTTGTGATGGCCCGTCGAAAACTAGCTGTGCCCTCGAAGGGAGGATAACCATGGTTGGCAGAATTCTGCAGAGCAGCTATGGCCGCCTCGACAACTGGTTGGGGCGTGGCTCCATCCGGGTTACCCATACCCAGATCAATTAAATCCAGACCCTGCTCCCGGGCCCGAGCCTTCAGTTCATCCAAACGAGCAAAAACATAGGGGGGAAGGGCCTGCAACCGATCGGCAGGGGCTAACCAGTCCGGTCTCATGGGGTCACCTCCTGATCCGGATAGGAGTAAGGAGAGAGTTCCTCGATTCGATTTCGTTCTCCTCGAACCGGGGCCAGGGTGGAAACCATGGCTGCCATCAACTGGGAAGGCTCGATCGGGAAAGGTAGACGGTGAATATCCGAGCCAGGAGCACAGGCCAAGTCAGCAGCCTGCTGTAATTCAAACAGGCAGACATTTCCCAAACCTAGCGCCGCCAGATCCTGGGGCAGGCCAATCTCAGCATAGAACTTGAGCAACTGATGACGGGCTGTAGCAGCTAACTGGTTACCCTGAACTATTTCCTCCAGACGGAGTTGCACCAGAATTCCATAGGCCACTTTCTCTCCATGCAGGGAACTGTGGCTGGCGGCAATATGGGTCAGCCCATTATGAACGGCATGGGCGGCGACTGTTCGGCATTGGGCTCCCCCCAGGCCCCCAATCACCCCAGCCAGGAGCACGGTGGCATCTACCACTTCGCGCCAGATTGGCCCTCCCGGATCCTGAAGTGCAGGCAAAGATTTCTGAAACAAAATATCACGTAATACTCTGGCTTGCTGGACGGCAGCAATGAGTAAGGTCTGATCAGAGTGGCCACTGCTGACAGAAGCCTCATACCACTTCGCCAGAGCATCCCCTATCCCAGCCACCAGCGATCGAGGGGGAGCGGTTTGGATCAGGTCATAATCCAGAATCAGCACATCCGGGCAGTGGGCCAAACCGACATCGTAGAGAAACCCGCCCTGGTCAGAATAGACATTGGAGAGGGCAGTCCAGGCGGCACAGGTGGCAGCAGAGGTGGGAATCGTCACGATCGGCAGTTGAAGCTGATGGGCCACCAATTTCGCTGCATCCAGGGCCTTGCCTCCACCTACACCGATCACAACATCAGATTTAGATTCAGCAGCAGCCTGCCGCAGAACGGCCAAACTTGCCTCACTACAATCTTTGCCGTAGGCAAGCCACGCGGCCTGCTGGGATTGCTCCAATAGCAGGGGGTGCAACAAGGGATGAATCAGTTCCAGAGTACGATCACCACCGATCACGAGGGGACGGCTACCCAGTTGGGCGATCGCTGATCCAGATGCGGCTAAGGCTTGCTCCCCTCGGATCACCCAGGCAGGAGCAGCATGGAGGGATAGGATGGGTGGGGCCTTGCAAGTTGAATCGGACATGTTCGAAGTGGACAACTATACCAGTTGAATCACGGTAAAGACAACCATACTACCATTTAACCCCGCTGCACAGGGACAGATGCCCAAAAATAGGCATAAACAGGCAGGGAAATCAGGCTGATATTTTAGCCATCTGTGCTGCATCAATCTGAATCACGAAAGGTTCAGTCGCCGTAGGAGAGGTGGCTGGCTTTACCTGACCTAAAAATACTGGTTCCGATACGCCTGGCTCTGGATGCACGATCGTTCTGGCCCGAAGGAGAACCCCCCTACCCCGGCTCAAACGACCCGCAGAGAAGAGATTCCCGGCAGCTTGACGGAGCGTAGCTTCCAACTGGGTTTCAGTAATCTCTCTGGGCACCAGGATGACCACCAGGTTTGCCCCATTGTCATAGATGGTAGAAAATCCCACCGCTCCCGGGATCACCTTGTGAGCGAAGGGTGCCAGACTTAAGGAAAACAGTCCTACGGTCAATACAGCCATAAATCCAGTCACACCAATCAGGCGAAACCGGAGGCCCCATTGCAAGACAAAACCCAGAGTAGCCAGGGCTGCGAAACCGAGGGTGGTGAATCCTGCCCATTTAGCAGCAATCAGGAAATCAGCAATTGTCGGCATAGGACTAATGTTGAAACTCATTCATTGCTCACGAATCCAGCAGCTTGAGCCCCCTTGGGACTTTCCAGCGCTGCTTTTAGAGTATGCCATGTCAACGTGGCACATTTGATTCGCACTGGAAATTGAGAGACACCCTGCATCACATTTAATTTTCGTAATTCTTGAGGAAACTCTGCTTGCCCCTTCATCATGGCCTGAAAACGCTGCACCATCTCCAGGGCTTCATCAACTTGCTTGCCCCGCAACGCTTCTGCCATCAGGTCAGCCGAGGCCATTGCGATCGCACAACCTTCTCCCTCAAACCGAACCTCTTCAATCTGGGTTCCGGCCTCGTTAAGTTTTAGAGTCAGTTCGATCGTATCTCCACAGGAGGGATTGTGCCCTCGTTGCTGCCGATGCACTGGATCGGTCTTGCCCTTATAGCGGGGCTTCTTGTAGCGCTCCAGGATTACCTGTTGATACAGATCCCGCAGATTACCCAGGGTCATGCTTGCTCGAATCGAACCCGATACAACGCCTCAATTGTAACAACTTACTTGCCCTTCATCTGTTGCGGGGAAGCATTCCTGTCAGGTTATTTCAGAACCCTGGATGTTCAAGTTGAATCCAGGGTTCCTAAGGATCGTGGATTTAATAACTCCGAGATTTTCAGCCCTCACC
The nucleotide sequence above comes from Leptolyngbya sp. 'hensonii'. Encoded proteins:
- a CDS encoding aspartate aminotransferase — encoded protein: MRPDWLAPADRLQALPPYVFARLDELKARAREQGLDLIDLGMGNPDGATPQPVVEAAIAALQNSANHGYPPFEGTASFRRAITTWYNRRYGVMLDPEGEALPLLGSKEGLTHLAIAYVNPGDLVLVPSPAYPAHFRGPIIAGGKIHSLILKPENNWLIDVTQIPDAVAEQAKILYFNYPSNPTAATAPREFFEEIVDFARRYEILLVHDLCYAELAFDGYQPTSLLEISGAKEIGVEFHTLSKTYNMAGWRVGFVVGNRHVIQGLRTLKTNLDYGIFAALQAAAERALQLPDVYLHEVQNRYRNRRDFLIQGLGELGWTVPKPMATMYLWVPCPIGTGSTDFALNVLEQTGIVVTPGNAFGSGGEGYVRISLIAECDRLGEALRRLKQAGIRYQPEVLPSSSPC
- a CDS encoding iron-containing alcohol dehydrogenase family protein; translation: MSDSTCKAPPILSLHAAPAWVIRGEQALAASGSAIAQLGSRPLVIGGDRTLELIHPLLHPLLLEQSQQAAWLAYGKDCSEASLAVLRQAAAESKSDVVIGVGGGKALDAAKLVAHQLQLPIVTIPTSAATCAAWTALSNVYSDQGGFLYDVGLAHCPDVLILDYDLIQTAPPRSLVAGIGDALAKWYEASVSSGHSDQTLLIAAVQQARVLRDILFQKSLPALQDPGGPIWREVVDATVLLAGVIGGLGGAQCRTVAAHAVHNGLTHIAASHSSLHGEKVAYGILVQLRLEEIVQGNQLAATARHQLLKFYAEIGLPQDLAALGLGNVCLFELQQAADLACAPGSDIHRLPFPIEPSQLMAAMVSTLAPVRGERNRIEELSPYSYPDQEVTP
- a CDS encoding Ycf51 family protein; amino-acid sequence: MPTIADFLIAAKWAGFTTLGFAALATLGFVLQWGLRFRLIGVTGFMAVLTVGLFSLSLAPFAHKVIPGAVGFSTIYDNGANLVVILVPREITETQLEATLRQAAGNLFSAGRLSRGRGVLLRARTIVHPEPGVSEPVFLGQVKPATSPTATEPFVIQIDAAQMAKISA
- the sufU gene encoding Fe-S cluster assembly sulfur transfer protein SufU encodes the protein MTLGNLRDLYQQVILERYKKPRYKGKTDPVHRQQRGHNPSCGDTIELTLKLNEAGTQIEEVRFEGEGCAIAMASADLMAEALRGKQVDEALEMVQRFQAMMKGQAEFPQELRKLNVMQGVSQFPVRIKCATLTWHTLKAALESPKGAQAAGFVSNE